A region of Streptomyces sp. TG1A-60 DNA encodes the following proteins:
- the ngcE gene encoding N-acetylglucosamine/diacetylchitobiose ABC transporter substrate-binding protein, which produces MGSTTAENNTGPEGVGSTGPEGVGRRDLIKRAAALGLISVPTTSFLSACASSGGSGDEEKAEAGEKTAKNPLGVNGSAQLEFVLFDGGFGKEYAEDAVKVYEKNFPRASVKFSATQKIQSTLQPRFNQGTPPDLIDNSGAEQMDMGVLVGKDQLTDLTPLLDAPSYDDPDKKVRDTLRPGIVEMGQFDGDPVWIMYYAYTVYGVWYSRKALDSLDERYPETWDQMLAVCEKAKKRGMAGWTYAGKYPYYIPFSLYPMIAKVGGREVLDSIDNLEPNAWKHPAVKACFEAYYELYRKGYVLKGTPGLDHIQSQTAWAQGKALFIPNGSWVENESANVIPADFGLAVSAPTGIDGSDKMPFGTIWASGGEPFIVPAKAKNGTGGMEQLRIMLGEASSKNFTGKVKSLTAYNGGTDGISLTPGLGSGVAALDKAGDNVVNPRIQDWYVQLQKEQIGVAGLGEMMAGRLTPAEAIKKIQGFADAAAEDSSIKHYKHQ; this is translated from the coding sequence ATGGGATCCACGACCGCTGAGAACAACACCGGCCCCGAAGGCGTCGGCAGCACCGGCCCCGAAGGCGTCGGCCGCCGTGATCTGATCAAGCGCGCCGCCGCGCTGGGCCTGATCTCCGTACCGACGACGAGCTTCCTGTCCGCTTGTGCCAGCAGCGGTGGCAGCGGTGACGAGGAGAAGGCGGAGGCGGGCGAGAAGACGGCGAAGAACCCGCTCGGCGTCAACGGCAGCGCGCAGCTGGAGTTCGTTCTGTTCGACGGCGGCTTCGGCAAGGAGTACGCAGAGGACGCCGTCAAGGTCTACGAGAAGAACTTCCCCAGGGCGAGCGTGAAGTTCTCCGCCACCCAGAAGATCCAGTCCACTCTCCAGCCCCGCTTCAACCAGGGCACGCCGCCGGACCTGATCGACAACTCCGGCGCCGAGCAGATGGACATGGGCGTCCTGGTCGGCAAGGACCAGCTCACCGACCTCACCCCGCTGCTGGACGCGCCCTCCTACGACGACCCGGACAAGAAGGTCCGCGACACGCTGCGGCCCGGCATCGTGGAGATGGGCCAGTTCGACGGCGACCCGGTCTGGATCATGTACTACGCCTACACGGTGTACGGCGTCTGGTACTCGCGGAAGGCCCTTGACTCGCTCGACGAGCGGTATCCCGAGACCTGGGACCAGATGCTCGCGGTCTGTGAGAAGGCCAAGAAGAGGGGGATGGCGGGCTGGACGTACGCGGGCAAGTACCCGTACTACATCCCCTTCTCGCTCTACCCGATGATCGCCAAGGTGGGCGGCCGGGAGGTGCTCGACTCGATCGACAACCTGGAGCCGAACGCCTGGAAGCACCCGGCGGTCAAGGCCTGCTTCGAGGCCTACTACGAGCTCTATCGGAAGGGCTACGTCCTCAAGGGCACCCCGGGACTGGACCACATCCAGTCGCAGACCGCCTGGGCCCAGGGCAAGGCGCTGTTCATCCCGAACGGCTCCTGGGTGGAGAACGAGTCGGCGAACGTCATCCCTGCGGACTTCGGCCTCGCCGTCTCCGCGCCCACCGGTATCGACGGCTCGGACAAGATGCCCTTCGGCACCATCTGGGCCTCCGGCGGCGAACCCTTCATCGTCCCGGCCAAGGCGAAGAACGGCACGGGCGGGATGGAGCAGTTGCGCATCATGCTCGGCGAGGCGTCCTCCAAGAACTTCACCGGCAAGGTCAAGTCGCTGACCGCGTACAACGGCGGCACCGACGGCATCAGCCTCACCCCCGGCCTCGGGTCCGGTGTCGCGGCCCTGGACAAGGCCGGCGACAACGTGGTGAACCCGCGCATCCAGGACTGGTACGTGCAGTTGCAGAAGGAGCAGATCGGTGTGGCGGGCCTCGGCGAGATGATGGCCGGCCGGCTCACCCCGGCCGAGGCCATCAAGAAGATCCAGGGCTTCGCCGACGCGGCTGCCGAGGACTCGTCGATCAAGCACTACAAGCACCAGTGA
- a CDS encoding sugar ABC transporter permease, protein MQHGKYPFIVGFLAVPLGLYTLFVIWPFIQSFYYSFTDWTGLSPEFGTVGFANYERMLDDAIFWKSLQHSLLFALVLPLVTISLALFFAFMINVGGRHRRGGPVVTGVRGSSFYKIVYFFPQVLSIAIVALLFAFAYNPDSGAINSILRGIGLDAVQPLWLGDPSLALWAVMAVLVWSTVGFFVVLFSAGMASIPADLYEAALLDGAGRAITFFRVTLPLLWDTVQSGWVYMGILALGAESFAVVQIMTTGPGGPDYSTTVMVLYVYQKAFRDGQAAYATTIGVALLVVTLAFAAVVMRLGRRERLEY, encoded by the coding sequence ATGCAGCACGGCAAGTACCCGTTCATCGTGGGGTTCCTGGCAGTGCCCCTCGGGCTTTACACGCTGTTCGTCATCTGGCCGTTCATCCAGTCCTTCTATTACTCGTTCACGGACTGGACCGGTCTGAGCCCCGAATTCGGGACGGTCGGCTTCGCCAATTACGAACGGATGCTCGACGACGCCATCTTCTGGAAGTCGCTGCAGCACAGTCTGCTGTTCGCGTTGGTGCTGCCGCTGGTGACGATCAGTCTGGCGCTGTTCTTCGCCTTCATGATCAATGTGGGCGGACGTCACCGCAGGGGCGGGCCGGTGGTCACCGGAGTCCGCGGCTCGTCCTTCTACAAGATCGTCTATTTCTTCCCGCAGGTGCTCTCGATCGCGATCGTGGCGCTGTTGTTCGCCTTCGCGTACAACCCGGACAGCGGCGCGATCAACTCGATCCTGCGCGGCATCGGGCTGGACGCAGTCCAGCCGCTGTGGCTGGGCGACCCGAGCCTCGCCCTGTGGGCCGTGATGGCGGTCCTCGTCTGGTCCACGGTCGGCTTCTTCGTGGTCCTCTTCTCTGCCGGTATGGCCTCCATCCCCGCGGACCTGTACGAGGCCGCGCTGCTCGACGGGGCCGGCCGGGCCATCACGTTCTTCCGGGTCACCCTGCCCCTGCTGTGGGACACGGTGCAGTCCGGCTGGGTCTACATGGGCATCCTCGCCCTCGGCGCCGAGTCGTTCGCGGTCGTACAGATCATGACGACCGGTCCCGGCGGCCCGGACTACTCGACCACCGTCATGGTCCTGTACGTGTACCAGAAGGCGTTCCGTGACGGGCAGGCCGCCTACGCCACCACGATCGGCGTCGCCCTGCTCGTCGTCACGCTGGCCTTCGCCGCAGTCGTGATGCGACTGGGCCGGCGCGAGCGGCTGGAGTACTGA
- a CDS encoding lytic polysaccharide monooxygenase produces the protein MLPRRHRALLLVLLALVTTIPALGLVVTAGSGKAEAHGTPMKPGSRTFLCWQDGLTDTGEIKPVNPACRSAQQVSGTTPFYNWFSVLRSDGVGRTRGFVPDGELCSGGNTNFTGFNTPSADWPLTHLTSGATVDFSYNAWAAHPGWFYVYITKDGFDPTKTLTWNDMEAQPFLSVDHPPLNGSPGTVEANYSWRGQLPADKSGRHIIYTVWQRSDSQETFYSCSDVVFDGGNGEVTGIKEPGNPSEPVPGECSATRRTTGSWNGGYQAEVVVTNTGDVPMLGWMVNWTLPSGQKVDSLWSGSATYTGQDVMVHNADWNGALDPGETATFGYVVQGSGGDPATALPCRVG, from the coding sequence ATGTTGCCTCGGCGCCACAGAGCGCTTCTGCTCGTGCTGCTCGCTCTCGTGACCACGATCCCGGCGCTCGGCCTGGTGGTCACGGCCGGCAGCGGCAAAGCGGAGGCGCACGGCACTCCGATGAAGCCCGGTAGCCGCACGTTCCTGTGCTGGCAGGACGGGCTGACCGACACCGGCGAGATCAAGCCCGTCAACCCGGCCTGTCGCTCCGCGCAGCAGGTGAGCGGGACGACCCCGTTCTACAACTGGTTCTCGGTGCTCCGCTCGGACGGCGTCGGCCGCACCCGCGGCTTCGTCCCGGACGGCGAGCTGTGCAGCGGCGGCAACACCAACTTCACCGGGTTCAACACCCCCAGCGCCGACTGGCCGTTGACCCATCTCACCTCCGGCGCGACCGTCGACTTCTCCTACAACGCATGGGCGGCGCACCCGGGTTGGTTCTACGTCTACATCACCAAGGACGGCTTCGACCCGACGAAGACGCTCACCTGGAACGACATGGAGGCGCAGCCCTTCCTGAGCGTCGACCACCCGCCGCTGAACGGCAGCCCGGGTACGGTCGAGGCCAACTACTCCTGGCGGGGCCAGCTTCCGGCGGACAAGTCGGGCCGCCACATCATCTACACGGTCTGGCAGCGCTCCGACAGCCAGGAGACCTTCTACTCCTGCTCCGACGTCGTCTTCGACGGCGGCAACGGCGAGGTCACCGGTATCAAGGAGCCCGGCAACCCCTCCGAGCCGGTACCGGGCGAGTGCTCCGCGACCCGTCGTACGACGGGCAGTTGGAACGGTGGCTACCAGGCCGAGGTCGTCGTCACCAACACCGGCGACGTGCCGATGCTCGGCTGGATGGTCAACTGGACGCTGCCGTCCGGCCAGAAGGTCGACAGCCTCTGGAGCGGCAGCGCGACCTACACCGGACAGGACGTGATGGTGCACAACGCCGACTGGAACGGGGCGTTGGATCCCGGCGAAACCGCCACGTTCGGCTATGTGGTGCAGGGGTCGGGAGGTGACCCCGCCACGGCACTGCCCTGCCGGGTGGGCTGA
- a CDS encoding carbohydrate ABC transporter permease: MKTTETPAPVPAESGARVARPDGPAGPRRKEQKKEGVTLNVFSHGILIIWAIMVVMPLVWAVMTSFKDDRSIFASPWSLPDKLHFDNWSRAWTEADMSDYFLNTVLVVGGSLIGTLVLGSMAAYVLARFDFPGNRFIYYLFIGGMSFPIMLALVPLFYVVNNMGLLNTIHGLILVYIAYSLPFTVFFLTAFFRTLPTSVAEAAFVDGASHTRTFFQIMVPMAKPGLISVGIFNFLGQWNQYMLPTVLNTDPEKRVLTQGLVQLAVSQGYKGDWSGLFAGLVMAMLPVLAAYIVFQRQVVQGLTAGALK, translated from the coding sequence ATGAAGACGACCGAGACCCCCGCCCCGGTACCGGCCGAGTCCGGTGCGCGCGTCGCCAGGCCCGACGGCCCGGCCGGGCCGCGCCGGAAGGAGCAGAAGAAGGAGGGAGTCACCCTCAACGTCTTCTCGCACGGGATTCTGATCATCTGGGCGATCATGGTCGTGATGCCGTTGGTGTGGGCGGTGATGACGTCCTTCAAGGACGACCGTTCCATCTTCGCCTCGCCCTGGTCGCTGCCGGACAAGCTGCACTTCGACAATTGGTCGCGGGCGTGGACCGAGGCCGACATGAGCGACTACTTCCTCAACACCGTCCTGGTGGTGGGAGGCTCGCTCATCGGCACGCTGGTGCTCGGTTCGATGGCGGCGTATGTGCTGGCCCGCTTCGACTTCCCGGGCAACCGCTTCATCTACTACCTGTTCATCGGCGGCATGAGCTTCCCGATCATGCTGGCGCTGGTGCCGTTGTTCTACGTCGTGAACAACATGGGCCTGCTGAACACGATCCACGGCCTGATCCTGGTCTACATCGCGTACTCGCTGCCCTTCACGGTGTTCTTCCTGACGGCGTTCTTCCGCACACTGCCGACGTCGGTGGCGGAGGCGGCCTTCGTGGACGGCGCCTCACACACGAGGACGTTCTTCCAGATCATGGTGCCCATGGCCAAGCCCGGCCTGATCAGCGTCGGCATCTTCAACTTCCTCGGCCAGTGGAACCAGTACATGCTGCCCACGGTCCTCAACACCGACCCGGAGAAGCGGGTGCTGACCCAGGGACTGGTTCAACTGGCCGTCAGCCAGGGCTACAAGGGTGACTGGTCCGGCCTCTTCGCGGGTCTGGTGATGGCGATGCTGCCGGTGCTGGCCGCGTACATCGTGTTCCAGCGGCAGGTGGTGCAGGGGCTGACGGCGGGCGCCCTGAAGTGA